In Myxococcota bacterium, the following proteins share a genomic window:
- a CDS encoding PP2C family serine/threonine-protein phosphatase — MSDAAEPLPLDPTKLAVATLSDPGRVRPDNQDAVAVLANVSNERLVAVVDGMGGNSGGEAAAKICLETLGRVFREPHGKPDERLRRGLELANEEIYSHALSKPDLKGMGTTAVALLFGAGTSGVWLAWIGDSRCYQLRDGNLTALTDDHSLMAEWVKMGVLQADEVESHPRRHELTRVVGLSPDVLVELLRIDVKIGDRFLLCSDGVHSLVPDRLLKAALSGPHSAEEAARQLIDRANANGGSDNATVAVVEVVAESVREEAEQPPEVPLELELPAPPPAPERVFELSDGPDTEPLETAPAPQTPPDDLGIEVEPTAHASAAIDAALAELAAARSEASAAGPAPEPAETTAEDSMFGISKMFAVDPPVTEPDTPRPQAFELELERNTAEAPAAPTAQAETSFADLMGDEPGESPALEAPAAPAPAPKRVATPPAAAPALDFGEEPRAFAPPPPQARAVQIPLMTPVRKRRGLHAPSVLTGLACGLAVVGLGIAGWFYVKARPEPAPAPAPRSAAVAPRPRPAPALAPAPVRVTPPPAPSVTPPPPAPVPPPAPAAPAPTAEVTPAPAPLPVAPASTPAPAVTPPSPAASAPTPIAMPAPPTPPPTTVVIVRPANPAPPQTVPASPDGTAPPQPLPTSASFEL, encoded by the coding sequence ATGTCCGATGCAGCCGAGCCGCTCCCGCTCGATCCGACGAAGCTCGCCGTGGCGACGCTGTCGGACCCCGGGCGCGTGCGTCCCGACAACCAGGACGCGGTCGCGGTGCTGGCGAACGTCTCGAACGAGCGCCTGGTCGCGGTCGTCGACGGCATGGGCGGCAACAGCGGCGGGGAGGCGGCGGCCAAGATCTGCCTCGAGACACTCGGGCGGGTGTTCCGCGAGCCGCACGGCAAGCCCGACGAGAGACTCCGCCGCGGGCTCGAGCTCGCGAACGAGGAGATCTACTCACACGCGCTGTCCAAGCCCGACCTGAAAGGCATGGGCACGACCGCGGTTGCCCTGCTGTTCGGCGCGGGGACGAGCGGCGTGTGGCTGGCCTGGATCGGCGACAGCCGCTGCTACCAGCTGCGCGACGGAAATCTCACTGCGCTCACCGACGACCACTCGCTGATGGCGGAGTGGGTGAAGATGGGGGTGCTCCAGGCGGACGAGGTCGAGAGTCACCCGCGCCGCCACGAGCTCACGCGCGTGGTCGGCCTGTCGCCCGACGTGCTGGTCGAGCTGCTCCGGATCGACGTGAAGATCGGAGACCGGTTCCTGCTGTGCTCCGACGGCGTGCACTCACTCGTGCCGGACCGGCTGCTGAAGGCGGCGCTGTCCGGGCCGCACTCCGCCGAGGAGGCCGCGCGCCAGCTGATCGACCGCGCGAACGCGAACGGCGGCTCCGACAACGCGACCGTCGCGGTGGTCGAGGTCGTCGCCGAGTCGGTGCGCGAAGAGGCCGAGCAGCCCCCCGAGGTGCCGCTCGAGCTCGAGCTGCCGGCCCCGCCACCGGCGCCGGAGCGCGTGTTCGAGCTGTCCGACGGCCCCGACACCGAGCCACTCGAGACCGCTCCTGCTCCACAGACTCCGCCCGACGACCTGGGCATCGAGGTCGAGCCGACCGCGCACGCGAGCGCCGCGATCGACGCCGCGCTGGCAGAGCTCGCCGCCGCGCGCAGCGAGGCGAGCGCCGCCGGCCCCGCGCCCGAGCCGGCCGAGACCACGGCCGAAGACTCGATGTTCGGTATCTCGAAGATGTTCGCCGTGGACCCGCCCGTGACCGAGCCGGACACGCCGCGGCCGCAGGCCTTCGAGCTCGAGCTGGAACGCAACACCGCCGAGGCGCCCGCGGCGCCGACCGCCCAGGCCGAGACGTCGTTCGCGGACCTGATGGGTGACGAGCCGGGTGAGTCGCCCGCGCTCGAGGCCCCGGCCGCTCCGGCGCCCGCGCCGAAGCGCGTCGCCACGCCGCCTGCCGCAGCTCCGGCGCTCGACTTCGGAGAGGAGCCGCGCGCGTTCGCGCCCCCGCCCCCGCAGGCGCGCGCGGTCCAGATCCCGCTGATGACTCCGGTGCGCAAGCGGCGCGGGCTGCACGCGCCGTCGGTGCTGACCGGCCTGGCTTGTGGCCTCGCCGTGGTCGGGCTCGGCATCGCGGGCTGGTTCTACGTGAAGGCGCGGCCCGAGCCGGCGCCCGCGCCGGCCCCGAGGTCCGCAGCCGTCGCCCCGCGCCCGCGCCCCGCGCCGGCTCTCGCGCCCGCACCCGTGCGAGTCACTCCGCCGCCCGCGCCCTCCGTGACGCCGCCGCCACCCGCCCCGGTCCCGCCGCCCGCGCCCGCGGCGCCCGCGCCGACCGCGGAAGTGACTCCAGCGCCGGCTCCACTGCCCGTCGCGCCTGCGTCGACGCCGGCGCCCGCAGTCACTCCGCCGTCCCCGGCCGCATCGGCTCCGACGCCGATCGCGATGCCCGCTCCGCCGACGCCTCCGCCGACCACGGTCGTGATCGTGCGCCCGGCCAACCCGGCCCCGCCGCAGACCGTGCCGGCGTCGCCCGACGGCACGGCGCCGCCCCAGCCGCTCCCGACCTCGGCCAGCTTCGAGCTCA
- a CDS encoding class I SAM-dependent rRNA methyltransferase, whose product MARPSGVTPRSVTVRLTNSAERWVRKEHPWLYAESIRSHSRPGQAGDLAVIFDRHRKLLALGLWDPDSPIRVRVLHRGGPRPVDRTFFAERLRTAAEKRAHLAGEGTTGWRVANGESDGLPGLVVDRYEGTVVLKLYTAAWLPHLPEVLAALGESLAPERVVARTARAIAAVCAERAGLRDGDVLAGPPLDAPIVFREAGLALRCDPARGQKTGWFLDQRENRARVGALAQGRNVLDAFAYTGGFSLHAARGGAARVLSLDASRIALDESLANFALNRADPQVARCAHELAQGDAFEELPRLAAAGRRFELVVVDPPALTRTQADVAGALHAYARLAESAARLLAPGADLVMASCSARVDADALAGAVRQGAARAGRRLRERERTAHACDHPVGFPEAAYLKCLFLRAE is encoded by the coding sequence ATGGCCCGCCCAAGCGGAGTCACACCCCGGAGTGTCACCGTGCGACTCACGAACTCGGCCGAGCGCTGGGTGCGCAAGGAGCATCCCTGGCTGTACGCCGAGAGCATCCGCTCGCACAGCCGGCCCGGCCAGGCGGGCGACCTGGCGGTGATCTTCGATCGCCACCGCAAGCTGCTGGCGCTGGGTCTGTGGGACCCGGACTCGCCGATCCGCGTGCGTGTGCTGCATCGCGGCGGGCCGCGGCCCGTCGACCGCACGTTCTTCGCGGAGCGGCTGCGGACGGCCGCCGAGAAGCGGGCGCACCTCGCCGGCGAGGGCACGACCGGGTGGCGCGTCGCGAACGGCGAGAGCGACGGCCTGCCCGGGCTCGTGGTGGACCGCTACGAAGGCACGGTGGTGCTGAAGCTGTACACGGCGGCGTGGCTGCCTCACCTGCCCGAGGTGTTGGCCGCGCTGGGCGAGTCACTCGCCCCGGAGCGCGTGGTCGCGCGCACGGCGCGCGCGATCGCGGCGGTCTGTGCCGAGCGCGCCGGCCTGCGCGACGGCGACGTGCTCGCGGGCCCGCCGCTCGACGCTCCGATCGTGTTCCGCGAGGCCGGGCTCGCGCTGCGCTGTGACCCCGCGCGCGGCCAGAAGACCGGCTGGTTCCTGGACCAGCGCGAGAATCGCGCGCGCGTCGGCGCGCTCGCGCAGGGCCGCAACGTGCTCGACGCGTTCGCCTACACGGGCGGCTTCTCGCTGCACGCGGCGCGCGGCGGGGCGGCGCGCGTGCTCTCGCTCGACGCGAGCCGGATCGCCCTCGACGAGTCACTGGCCAACTTCGCGCTGAACCGCGCGGACCCGCAGGTCGCGCGCTGCGCGCACGAGCTCGCGCAGGGCGACGCGTTCGAGGAGCTGCCGCGCCTGGCCGCAGCGGGCCGGCGCTTCGAGCTCGTGGTCGTCGACCCGCCCGCGCTCACCCGGACCCAGGCCGACGTCGCGGGCGCACTGCACGCGTACGCGCGTCTGGCCGAGTCCGCCGCGCGGCTGCTCGCCCCGGGCGCAGACCTGGTCATGGCCTCGTGCTCGGCGCGCGTCGACGCCGACGCGCTGGCCGGGGCCGTCCGCCAGGGTGCGGCGCGCGCGGGCCGCCGGCTGCGCGAGCGCGAGCGGACCGCGCACGCCTGCGACCATCCGGTCGGCTTCCCGGAAGCCGCCTACCTGAAGTGTCTGTTTCTGCGCGCGGAGTGA
- a CDS encoding di-heme oxidoredictase family protein: protein MGFPFLLWASNAGAGSTARATGGREVADVIATTRASPTEAPAGFDGVSNGLTDATTHTNDQEAFDGAEDADEGLGPLYNAQACRECHQSPVSGAASQVTEQRVGHKDRSGNFVDPDLPMGDGTEVVHARSLMNDRSICPSAEFPDLTGQERVPASENIRTQRASLNTLGDGFIEAIPSAAIRANASNQCSQSRGAICGKVITVPVLEAGGTTRVARFGWKNQHASLLSFSADAYLNEMGITSVLLPNEVAQLCDAIQDPEDEIGADGLGDVDRFARFMRATKVPPRYASVANTPDSQAGEKIFSQIGCATCHTPTFVTAPAGSVLNGGTLKVSDAVGNKIIHPFSDFLLHDIGTGDGIVQNGGQATANMLRTPPLWGVHVRGRLMHDLLSLNFDDAISRHRNEASGAVSNYRRLGSGDQRRLKTFLSSL from the coding sequence ATGGGGTTTCCGTTTCTGTTGTGGGCTTCGAATGCCGGCGCGGGCTCGACTGCGCGGGCGACAGGAGGAAGAGAGGTCGCGGACGTCATCGCGACCACCCGGGCATCGCCGACCGAGGCGCCCGCCGGCTTCGACGGCGTCTCGAATGGACTCACCGATGCGACGACTCACACGAACGACCAGGAGGCGTTCGATGGGGCCGAGGACGCCGACGAGGGCCTCGGTCCGCTGTACAACGCGCAGGCCTGCCGCGAGTGCCATCAGAGCCCGGTATCGGGAGCGGCGAGTCAGGTCACCGAGCAGCGCGTGGGTCACAAGGACCGGTCCGGGAACTTCGTGGATCCGGACTTGCCGATGGGCGACGGCACCGAGGTGGTGCACGCGCGCTCGCTCATGAACGACCGCTCGATCTGTCCGAGCGCGGAGTTCCCGGACCTGACGGGTCAGGAGAGGGTTCCGGCGAGCGAGAACATCCGCACGCAGCGCGCGTCGCTGAACACGCTGGGGGACGGCTTCATCGAGGCCATCCCGTCGGCGGCGATCCGCGCGAACGCGTCGAACCAGTGCTCGCAGTCGCGCGGTGCGATTTGCGGCAAGGTGATCACCGTGCCGGTGCTCGAGGCCGGCGGCACCACGCGCGTGGCCCGCTTCGGCTGGAAGAACCAGCACGCCAGCCTGCTCTCGTTCTCGGCCGACGCGTACCTGAACGAGATGGGGATCACGAGCGTGCTCTTGCCCAACGAGGTCGCGCAGCTGTGCGACGCGATCCAGGACCCGGAGGACGAGATCGGCGCCGACGGTCTGGGCGACGTCGACCGCTTCGCGCGCTTCATGCGCGCGACCAAGGTGCCGCCGCGCTACGCCTCGGTGGCCAACACGCCGGACTCGCAGGCGGGCGAGAAGATCTTCTCGCAGATCGGCTGCGCCACCTGTCACACGCCGACGTTCGTGACCGCGCCTGCGGGCTCGGTGCTGAACGGCGGCACGCTCAAGGTCTCGGATGCGGTGGGCAACAAGATCATCCACCCGTTCAGTGACTTCCTGCTGCACGACATCGGCACCGGCGACGGGATCGTGCAGAACGGAGGCCAGGCGACCGCGAACATGCTGCGCACGCCTCCGCTCTGGGGCGTGCACGTGCGCGGCCGGCTGATGCACGACCTGCTCTCGCTCAACTTCGACGACGCGATCTCGCGCCACAGGAACGAGGCGAGCGGCGCGGTCAGCAACTACCGGCGGCTCGGCTCCGGCGACCAACGCAGGCTCAAGACGTTCTTGAGCTCGCTCTAG
- a CDS encoding MoaD/ThiS family protein: MARVVFAAGLRRFTGGVESLEVEARDVRALLAELYRRWPALEKRLAEGTAIAIDGEVIPHGEALHESLRPQAEIHFLPQISGGRL, translated from the coding sequence GTGGCGCGCGTCGTCTTCGCGGCGGGGCTGCGAAGGTTCACGGGCGGCGTCGAGTCGCTCGAGGTCGAGGCGCGCGACGTGCGCGCGCTCCTGGCCGAGCTGTACCGGCGCTGGCCCGCGCTCGAGAAGCGCCTCGCCGAGGGGACCGCGATCGCCATCGACGGCGAGGTGATCCCCCACGGCGAGGCCCTTCACGAGTCACTCCGCCCGCAGGCGGAAATCCACTTTCTCCCGCAGATCAGCGGGGGTCGGCTCTAG
- a CDS encoding MATE family efflux transporter: MAKLAYPVVLSTIAETVMQTIDTAMLGHLGPTQLGAAGFAGLWIWTLFVPFTGTSQGVQSFVSRHDGAGEPGRCGAWIWQSAWLLVPAMTAWMFAIAFLFPRLVAFIAPSPELQAAALDFGRARLFGGPPVVVNFIAASFFRGIGDTRTPLVVTLIGVGVHLVFAYGLIFGELGMPAWGVYGAGIAQALASWTFMLAYLCFVLRRKVRTRYRTGPVAPDGAEMMRFLRTSAPIGGQWLLDMTTFAIFGSIVARMGDVSMAASQSMLQLLALSFMQVFAISIACGTLVGRYIGAGDLESAERSYRSALTLGLSLTALISLLFLSVPEFLLGLFSHDAEFLALARPLLALGAFFQVVDGVGIIASGALRGAGDTRWPFIVQSTLSWTLRLGAVVTFAVYLKGGVFGAWVGELVYVFALGLAWVLRFRAGHWRSVRI, from the coding sequence GTGGCGAAGCTCGCCTATCCGGTCGTCCTGTCGACGATCGCCGAGACGGTCATGCAGACCATCGACACCGCCATGCTGGGTCACCTGGGCCCGACCCAGCTCGGCGCGGCCGGCTTCGCCGGGCTGTGGATCTGGACCCTGTTCGTGCCGTTCACCGGCACCTCGCAGGGCGTGCAGTCGTTCGTGTCTCGCCACGACGGTGCGGGCGAGCCCGGGCGCTGCGGCGCCTGGATCTGGCAGTCCGCGTGGCTCCTGGTGCCGGCGATGACGGCGTGGATGTTCGCGATCGCCTTCCTGTTCCCGAGACTGGTCGCGTTCATCGCGCCCTCGCCCGAGCTGCAGGCCGCGGCGCTCGACTTCGGGCGCGCGCGGCTGTTCGGCGGCCCGCCCGTGGTGGTGAACTTCATCGCCGCGTCGTTCTTCCGCGGCATCGGTGACACGCGTACGCCGCTGGTGGTGACGCTGATCGGTGTCGGCGTGCACCTGGTGTTCGCCTACGGGCTGATCTTCGGCGAGCTCGGCATGCCCGCCTGGGGCGTGTACGGCGCGGGCATCGCGCAGGCGCTGGCGAGCTGGACGTTCATGCTCGCCTATCTGTGCTTCGTGCTGCGGCGCAAGGTGCGCACGCGCTACCGCACGGGCCCGGTCGCCCCGGACGGGGCCGAGATGATGCGCTTCCTGCGCACCAGCGCGCCCATCGGCGGCCAGTGGCTGCTCGACATGACCACGTTCGCCATCTTCGGCTCGATCGTCGCGCGCATGGGCGACGTATCGATGGCGGCGAGTCAGTCGATGCTGCAGCTGCTCGCGCTGTCGTTCATGCAGGTGTTCGCGATCTCGATCGCCTGCGGCACGCTCGTGGGCCGCTACATCGGCGCGGGCGACCTGGAGTCGGCGGAGCGCTCCTACCGCTCGGCGCTCACGCTCGGGCTGTCGCTCACGGCGCTGATCTCGCTCTTGTTCCTGTCGGTCCCGGAGTTCCTGCTCGGGCTGTTCAGCCACGACGCGGAGTTCCTGGCCCTGGCGCGGCCGCTGCTCGCGCTCGGCGCGTTCTTCCAGGTGGTCGACGGCGTGGGGATCATCGCCAGCGGCGCGCTGCGCGGCGCGGGTGACACGCGCTGGCCGTTCATCGTGCAGTCGACGCTGTCCTGGACGCTGCGGCTCGGCGCGGTGGTCACGTTCGCGGTCTACCTGAAGGGCGGAGTGTTCGGCGCCTGGGTCGGGGAGCTCGTATACGTGTTCGCGCTCGGGCTGGCCTGGGTGCTGCGCTTCCGCGCGGGTCACTGGCGGAGCGTGCGCATCTAA
- a CDS encoding DUF748 domain-containing protein yields the protein MKLPDRAAIGAVLRVRRNQLLLALLVLLVAARIALPYVLRPIIVKQADEALIGRIALRDLDLSLLRGGVTLHGLEVYADELPAGSSGDVKPPLFATERLWVNISWLELLWKTLDVEEFQLDDFTVRLDRLKDGLALPKPVPSPEPAKPPEQEEPSSWALAAGSVVLHKGSVVFRDFTVGDNGPQRFDLAIPNLEARKLALRFDPNGKEPGHVEVEADVGGGRIGFKADMEQKQAGPSTHSNIVIADLPIAGVRVYLKMFGWSDLAGTLDASIDHRFETGGAHTVSGTLGLSNVVVSVPKLDHPALSFRKLTVGLDEVDVVKQHAAVADVRLEGAHVVVDPRSKRPLLVLEPPAKPPEPEQAAAPAAEAAPAKPWTWLLKRARLEGAEVELLGADSPLTLGVDAEVKNVADPTTGSSPVSLAVKEGAGSLQVGGDLTLKPLSFKGKLGLTDFALAPLAARAPAPGAELLRDGKARADLELILAGRGASAPNTSDLRVAGSFGLADLAVGKPGDKDFAVGWKDLAVQLKEATVLPALGGDPAVPRAIAVTLQRVTVSEPTAALVRTADGLVLPKLAAPAPGEAPADSQPPSAPAAPAPAPEVKARLDSFRLQRGKVHVLDRSVTPFYEARIEQLDANAVKILWPPPAVDAFVADLKGLHGALLHVHGGIQGQRTRVRAELTTMPLAPLNPYVSPSGYALSGGDLSLELTAHLEGGTYDSQTDVAIQSLEVGGAQGEALFEENFGIPLSMAIGLLKNQEGVITLSVPVAGDRAGTHVGLSSLAGQALRKALVGALASPLKLLGAGTKDGKIDLRPAPVEFQPGGIEPTESGASRIEQLATLLTSSPALSLTLHGGTSTGDLRALRERALLAELERSTGLRALGNLGEMGTRRAVRLHLEASTTGQSPPPLDDEQSKWLEAKLSSQSLPDGALSALAAQRADALHAKFVSEKGIEAERVTVGSPAPERSLPVPGVAIDVGARPSASH from the coding sequence ATGAAGCTCCCAGACCGCGCGGCGATCGGAGCAGTGCTGCGCGTGCGCCGCAATCAGCTGCTTCTGGCGCTGCTCGTGCTGCTCGTGGCGGCGCGCATCGCCCTGCCGTACGTGCTGCGCCCGATCATCGTAAAGCAGGCCGACGAGGCGCTGATCGGGCGCATCGCCCTGCGCGACCTCGACCTGTCGCTGCTGCGCGGCGGAGTCACTCTGCACGGGCTCGAGGTCTACGCGGACGAGCTCCCGGCGGGCAGCTCCGGCGACGTGAAGCCGCCGCTGTTCGCGACCGAGCGGCTGTGGGTCAACATCAGCTGGCTCGAGTTGCTGTGGAAGACACTCGACGTGGAGGAGTTCCAGCTCGACGACTTCACGGTGCGCCTCGACCGTCTGAAGGACGGGCTCGCGCTGCCCAAGCCCGTGCCCTCGCCCGAGCCGGCGAAGCCGCCCGAGCAGGAGGAGCCGTCGAGCTGGGCGCTCGCCGCGGGAAGCGTGGTGCTGCACAAGGGCTCGGTCGTGTTCCGCGACTTCACCGTCGGCGACAACGGCCCGCAGCGCTTCGACCTGGCGATCCCGAACCTCGAGGCGCGCAAGCTCGCGCTGCGCTTCGATCCCAACGGCAAGGAGCCGGGTCACGTGGAGGTCGAGGCCGACGTCGGCGGCGGCCGGATCGGCTTCAAAGCCGACATGGAGCAGAAGCAGGCCGGCCCGTCGACTCACTCGAACATCGTGATCGCCGACCTGCCGATCGCGGGCGTGCGCGTGTACCTCAAGATGTTCGGCTGGAGCGACCTCGCCGGCACGCTCGACGCGTCGATCGACCACCGCTTCGAGACCGGCGGCGCGCACACGGTCTCGGGGACGCTCGGGCTCTCGAACGTGGTGGTGAGCGTGCCCAAGCTCGACCACCCGGCGCTGTCGTTCCGCAAGCTCACGGTCGGCCTGGACGAGGTCGACGTGGTCAAGCAACACGCCGCGGTGGCCGACGTGCGGCTCGAAGGCGCGCACGTCGTGGTCGACCCGCGCTCGAAGCGCCCGCTCCTGGTGCTCGAGCCGCCCGCGAAGCCGCCCGAGCCGGAGCAGGCCGCCGCGCCCGCGGCCGAGGCGGCGCCGGCCAAGCCGTGGACGTGGCTGTTGAAGCGCGCGCGACTGGAGGGAGCGGAGGTCGAGCTGCTCGGCGCCGACTCACCGCTCACATTGGGCGTCGACGCCGAGGTGAAGAACGTGGCCGATCCCACGACCGGCTCGTCGCCCGTGTCACTGGCGGTGAAGGAAGGCGCCGGGTCACTCCAGGTCGGCGGAGACCTCACCCTGAAGCCACTGTCGTTCAAGGGCAAGCTGGGACTCACCGACTTCGCGCTGGCGCCGCTGGCCGCGCGCGCGCCCGCACCGGGCGCCGAGCTGTTGCGCGACGGCAAGGCGCGCGCCGACCTCGAGCTGATCCTGGCCGGCCGCGGCGCGAGCGCGCCGAACACCTCCGACCTGCGCGTGGCGGGCAGCTTCGGGCTGGCGGACCTCGCCGTGGGCAAGCCGGGCGACAAGGACTTCGCCGTGGGCTGGAAGGACCTGGCGGTGCAGCTCAAGGAAGCCACCGTGCTGCCCGCGCTGGGCGGCGACCCGGCCGTGCCGCGCGCGATCGCGGTGACGCTGCAGCGAGTCACCGTGTCAGAGCCGACCGCCGCGCTGGTGCGCACGGCGGACGGGCTGGTGCTGCCCAAGCTCGCCGCACCCGCGCCCGGGGAAGCTCCGGCCGACTCACAGCCCCCGTCTGCGCCCGCCGCGCCTGCGCCCGCGCCAGAGGTCAAGGCGCGGCTCGACTCCTTCCGCCTGCAGCGCGGCAAGGTGCACGTGCTGGACCGCAGCGTGACTCCCTTCTACGAGGCGCGCATCGAGCAGCTCGACGCCAACGCGGTGAAGATCCTGTGGCCGCCGCCCGCGGTCGACGCGTTCGTCGCCGACCTGAAGGGCCTGCACGGGGCGCTCCTGCACGTGCACGGGGGGATCCAGGGCCAGCGCACGCGCGTGCGGGCCGAGCTCACGACCATGCCGCTCGCGCCGCTCAACCCCTACGTCTCGCCCAGCGGCTACGCGCTCTCTGGCGGAGACCTGTCGCTCGAGCTCACGGCCCACCTGGAGGGCGGCACGTACGACAGCCAGACCGACGTCGCGATCCAGTCACTCGAGGTGGGCGGCGCGCAAGGCGAGGCGCTGTTCGAGGAGAACTTCGGCATCCCGCTGTCGATGGCGATCGGGCTGCTGAAGAACCAGGAGGGCGTGATCACGCTCTCGGTGCCGGTCGCGGGCGACCGCGCGGGCACCCACGTGGGGCTGAGCAGCCTGGCCGGCCAGGCGCTGCGCAAGGCGCTGGTGGGCGCGCTCGCCTCCCCGCTCAAGCTCTTGGGCGCGGGCACGAAGGACGGAAAGATCGACCTGCGGCCCGCGCCCGTCGAGTTCCAGCCCGGCGGCATCGAGCCGACTGAGTCGGGCGCCTCGCGCATCGAGCAGCTCGCCACGCTGCTCACGAGCTCGCCCGCCCTCTCGCTCACGCTGCACGGCGGCACCTCGACCGGGGACCTGCGCGCGCTGCGCGAGCGGGCGCTCCTGGCCGAGCTCGAGCGGAGCACGGGCCTGCGGGCGCTGGGCAACCTGGGCGAGATGGGCACGCGACGCGCAGTTCGCCTGCACCTCGAAGCCAGTACGACCGGTCAGTCTCCGCCGCCGCTCGACGACGAGCAGAGCAAGTGGCTCGAAGCGAAACTGTCCAGCCAGTCACTTCCCGACGGAGCGCTCTCCGCGCTCGCCGCGCAACGTGCCGATGCGCTGCACGCGAAATTCGTCTCCGAGAAGGGCATCGAAGCCGAGCGTGTCACCGTGGGTTCGCCCGCGCCCGAGCGCAGCTTGCCCGTGCCCGGCGTTGCGATCGACGTCGGAGCCCGCCCCAGCGCATCCCACTAG